A region of Paenibacillus sp. JNUCC-31 DNA encodes the following proteins:
- the rimP gene encoding ribosome maturation factor RimP — translation MSTTNIKSTVEEMIQPYLNEQGFELVDIEYVKEGSNWFLRVYVDKEGGIDIDDCVLISEKLSAKLDENDPIPTIYFLEVSSPGAERPLKKPEDVAKSVGKNVFVTTYEPVNGIKEFEGKLLSFDDGELVIEAGKKQHAILYDKVASARLAILF, via the coding sequence TTGAGCACAACGAACATTAAATCTACCGTGGAAGAAATGATCCAACCCTACTTGAATGAACAAGGCTTCGAGCTGGTTGACATCGAATACGTCAAAGAAGGCAGCAACTGGTTTTTACGGGTGTATGTCGACAAAGAGGGTGGCATCGACATCGATGATTGCGTCTTGATCAGCGAAAAGCTGAGTGCCAAGCTGGATGAGAACGATCCGATTCCGACCATCTATTTCCTTGAAGTGTCTTCTCCCGGTGCGGAGCGTCCACTGAAAAAACCGGAGGATGTTGCCAAATCCGTAGGCAAAAACGTATTTGTTACAACCTACGAGCCGGTAAATGGAATAAAGGAATTTGAAGGCAAGCTGCTTTCTTTTGATGACGGGGAACTTGTGATCGAAGCAGGCAAGAAACAGCATGCCATTCTTTATGACAAGGTAGCGAGTGCGCGCCTGGCCATACTGTTTTAA